In one bacterium genomic region, the following are encoded:
- the ruvC gene encoding crossover junction endodeoxyribonuclease RuvC, with amino-acid sequence MIILGIDPGIATTGFGVIRHEKGINKLVDCGVITTHKDLTHAQRLAVLYDDLQGLMQKHQPQEVAVEKLFFSTNVTTAMTVGEARGVVLLVLQQAGVAIFEYTPLQVKQGIAGYGKATKRQVQEMVKVRLKLSAIPKPDDAADALAIALMHTGHIKTPR; translated from the coding sequence ATGATTATTCTTGGTATTGATCCAGGTATCGCAACAACTGGCTTTGGTGTGATACGGCATGAAAAAGGTATAAATAAACTAGTAGACTGTGGCGTAATTACAACTCACAAGGATTTAACCCATGCCCAGAGGCTTGCGGTTTTATATGATGATTTGCAGGGTCTTATGCAAAAACATCAACCACAAGAGGTGGCAGTTGAGAAATTATTTTTTTCAACCAATGTTACGACTGCCATGACGGTTGGTGAGGCGCGTGGTGTGGTTTTGCTGGTATTGCAGCAGGCTGGTGTAGCAATTTTTGAGTACACGCCGTTGCAAGTTAAGCAGGGTATAGCCGGTTATGGTAAGGCTACTAAAAGGCAGGTACAAGAAATGGTTAAAGTCCGTCTTAAACTCAGTGCTATTCCAAAGCCTGATGATGCAGCTGATGCCCTAGCTATTGCCCTGATGCATACTGGCCATATAAAAACACCACGCTAA
- a CDS encoding YebC/PmpR family DNA-binding transcriptional regulator, with protein MSGHSKWHSIKHKKGAADAKRGKIFTKLGNEIALAARDGADPDMNFRLRLAVQKAKQANMPASNIDRSIARGAGTAGGASLEELVYEGYGPAGVAVMVEALTDNRNRTASDVKSTFSKYGGNLGSTGSVAYMFDKKGVILCRVSADKDDMSLMAIEAGATDIDDSGDQLVVYTTPKDLEVVKEALGETNVESADIELVPNQTVRVEDEGKARSIMKLISFLDDLDDVSSVTANFDISDDLLERVSV; from the coding sequence ATGAGTGGACATAGTAAATGGCACAGTATTAAGCATAAAAAAGGTGCCGCTGACGCTAAGCGTGGAAAGATTTTTACTAAGCTGGGCAATGAAATTGCACTAGCGGCTCGTGATGGAGCCGATCCAGACATGAATTTTCGCTTGCGCCTTGCCGTGCAAAAAGCTAAACAGGCCAATATGCCGGCCTCTAATATTGATCGATCGATTGCGCGTGGCGCTGGAACGGCTGGAGGGGCATCACTAGAGGAGTTAGTGTATGAAGGCTATGGTCCGGCTGGTGTGGCTGTGATGGTGGAGGCGTTGACAGATAATCGTAATCGTACAGCTTCAGACGTAAAAAGTACATTTTCTAAATACGGTGGTAATCTTGGGTCGACTGGATCAGTCGCCTATATGTTTGATAAAAAAGGTGTGATTCTCTGCAGGGTTTCGGCCGATAAAGACGACATGAGCTTGATGGCTATAGAGGCTGGTGCGACTGACATTGACGACTCGGGCGATCAGCTTGTCGTCTATACCACACCAAAAGATCTAGAGGTCGTGAAAGAGGCGTTGGGTGAAACAAATGTTGAATCGGCCGATATTGAGCTTGTGCCAAACCAAACAGTGCGAGTAGAAGATGAAGGTAAAGCTCGGAGTATTATGAAGCTAATTAGTTTTTTAGATGATCTTGATGACGTTTCTAGCGTGACAGCCAACTTTGATATTTCAGACGACTTACTTGAGCGAGTTAGTGTCTGA
- a CDS encoding ComEC/Rec2 family competence protein → MKRTKLIWVAVLAWLLGLGLATQFYTNYSLWLWAVLLAGVCICAIYVKSKIGYIVFFILFLCAGLLRGQMHIAAQDSFGVRDLIGKKVELTGVVQAGSHWNDDKLYEFYIGDVRWDNHHFSELVKVKTLSGQFTEGQTVQVRGKLGRALGRASAQVWYADVETLSTIPPLPVRIKRTMQNGLTQALSPVSASFASGLLFGGSSQLPGSLQEATRQAGLTHIVAVSGFNLTIITALVLTFFGGRLRLKTVLPILGLIVFFVVMTGATSSVLRAAVMSSFVLLVGSQNRRLSASTALAVTMLTMTAWSPAYLYWDLSWQLSVLALAGVIFLAPLFTPHNPKRYRIAWEIFAVSLGAHLATAPLIAHIFGSFSIIAPLANSIVLPLIPLAMLFSFLASVAGIFPWGPAGIIASFSDWFLQLILQIVQMLARLPYASVQVFLGLIAMWASFVGLGIFMLLGARRASKKTFQQV, encoded by the coding sequence ATGAAGCGAACAAAACTTATTTGGGTGGCTGTTTTGGCCTGGCTTTTGGGGCTTGGCTTGGCTACGCAATTCTACACCAATTATTCACTTTGGCTGTGGGCCGTGCTATTGGCCGGAGTATGTATTTGCGCAATATATGTAAAGTCAAAAATTGGCTATATAGTATTTTTCATATTATTTTTATGTGCCGGCTTATTACGTGGACAGATGCATATTGCAGCACAAGATAGCTTTGGCGTAAGAGATTTAATTGGTAAAAAAGTTGAGCTCACTGGTGTGGTGCAGGCTGGCTCACATTGGAATGACGATAAGCTGTATGAATTCTATATTGGCGATGTGAGGTGGGACAATCATCATTTTTCAGAGCTGGTAAAAGTTAAAACTCTCTCTGGGCAGTTTACTGAAGGGCAGACAGTGCAAGTGCGAGGTAAGTTAGGTCGAGCACTAGGCCGAGCGTCTGCTCAAGTATGGTATGCCGATGTCGAGACGCTTTCAACAATTCCGCCACTACCAGTCCGCATAAAGCGCACGATGCAAAATGGCCTAACTCAGGCTTTATCGCCAGTGTCGGCTAGTTTTGCTAGTGGCCTGTTATTTGGCGGCAGTAGTCAGTTGCCAGGTAGTCTACAAGAGGCGACACGGCAGGCTGGCTTGACTCATATTGTAGCTGTATCTGGTTTTAATTTGACAATTATTACAGCCCTGGTGCTGACTTTTTTTGGTGGACGTCTTCGTCTTAAGACGGTTTTACCGATCTTGGGTTTAATTGTCTTTTTTGTGGTGATGACAGGGGCAACTTCGTCAGTATTACGAGCTGCCGTGATGAGTAGTTTTGTATTGCTGGTAGGATCGCAAAATCGTAGGCTATCTGCATCAACTGCTCTGGCCGTAACAATGCTTACGATGACAGCCTGGAGTCCAGCTTATTTATACTGGGATTTATCTTGGCAGTTATCAGTTTTAGCTTTAGCTGGTGTGATATTTTTAGCTCCACTTTTTACACCGCATAACCCCAAGCGGTATAGGATTGCTTGGGAGATTTTTGCTGTTTCGTTGGGGGCACATCTTGCCACGGCACCTCTCATTGCTCATATTTTTGGTAGTTTTTCGATTATTGCACCATTAGCCAATAGCATCGTACTGCCACTTATACCGCTGGCAATGTTGTTCAGTTTTCTGGCTTCTGTGGCTGGAATATTTCCTTGGGGCCCGGCTGGTATTATTGCCAGTTTTAGTGATTGGTTTTTACAGCTGATATTACAAATTGTTCAGATGCTAGCCCGCTTACCATATGCTAGTGTGCAAGTATTTTTAGGGCTAATTGCGATGTGGGCAAGTTTTGTGGGGCTCGGTATTTTTATGCTCTTAGGTGCTCGGCGAGCTTCCAAAAAAACTTTTCAACAGGTATAA
- the rimK gene encoding 30S ribosomal protein S6--L-glutamate ligase, translating into MKIAILSAGRKNYSTRRLVEAANAKGHTPVVVDYTKAYMAIESRNPSVHWEGRSVDEVEAVVPRIAARYTNYGAAVLRQFEMMRAYTATSSLALVRSRDKLRSMQLLARAGVGIPKTVFASQTSDAAELLELVGGAPVVVKLLESTQGKGVVLAETKKAAKSVIEAFNSINANFILQEFIEEADGADIRVIVVGDKIVGAMMRKGQEGEFRSNLHRGGESTPVELSKKEQNVALKAASTLGLSIAGVDLIRSRRGPLVLEVNSSPGLEGIEAQTGEDIASKMIDFVVERAKGKRRRDKIGA; encoded by the coding sequence ATGAAAATTGCTATTTTATCAGCCGGTAGAAAAAATTACTCAACCCGTCGCTTAGTGGAGGCCGCAAATGCCAAGGGTCATACACCGGTGGTGGTTGATTACACCAAGGCCTACATGGCAATTGAGAGTCGCAACCCTTCGGTACACTGGGAGGGTCGCTCGGTAGATGAGGTGGAGGCGGTGGTTCCACGTATTGCCGCCCGTTACACCAACTATGGAGCGGCTGTATTGCGCCAGTTTGAGATGATGCGAGCCTATACCGCCACGAGCTCACTGGCCCTGGTGCGCTCGCGTGATAAGTTGCGTTCCATGCAACTCTTGGCTCGCGCTGGTGTGGGTATTCCAAAAACTGTTTTTGCTTCTCAAACATCGGATGCCGCAGAGCTTCTAGAGCTGGTTGGTGGTGCGCCAGTGGTAGTAAAGCTTTTAGAATCTACGCAAGGTAAAGGTGTGGTGCTAGCAGAAACTAAAAAAGCTGCTAAGTCGGTAATTGAAGCCTTTAACTCGATCAATGCCAACTTTATTTTGCAAGAATTTATTGAAGAAGCTGATGGTGCAGATATCCGAGTGATTGTAGTGGGCGATAAGATTGTTGGTGCGATGATGCGCAAGGGCCAGGAAGGTGAGTTTCGGTCAAATTTGCACCGCGGTGGCGAGTCAACGCCAGTTGAGCTCTCTAAAAAAGAGCAAAATGTTGCCCTCAAGGCTGCCTCAACACTGGGTCTTTCGATTGCTGGAGTAGATCTTATTCGGTCTCGGCGTGGGCCATTAGTGCTAGAGGTAAATAGCTCACCAGGTTTGGAAGGGATTGAGGCTCAGACGGGTGAGGACATTGCCTCTAAAATGATAGATTTTGTGGTGGAGCGCGCCAAAGGCAAGCGTCGTCGCGATAAAATTGGCGCGTAA
- a CDS encoding ATP-dependent zinc protease — protein sequence MQQKKELNVVKPALNNPKILFIFTREASLTSTRGAGFITRLKKYGNFDFAEAEVMALEDLVFVVDKRKALVFDWQTKKDPASYDFVYFKAWESMPDVAAALAIYLRAKGVPFIDEAVEQKGAANKLVTTLKLWSERIPVVRTVYAPAKHIQAVLKSEWVSYPAIIKSTIGQKGRDNHLIKTAQAGRTLTQGSAVDWLIQDYVANDGDWRVQVYGGEPGMVIHRVGDGKSHLNNTSAGGSAQLVAHNKVSSRMLELATRSAQVMNLSVAGVDVILDKNTGRKAILEVNQGSQIVTGAYIEENIPGFVNYLRRTVAKRYHRQASASLPKKVIGRIEVVGLPEFGITGVSAKTDTGAYSGALHAEGIHIKHTKRGDELHFRVPHFVDGRTHSEDFVECVSRDFETVQVKSSTGQWQDRYKIRTIVRIQGRDHQTQFTLTNRQSQKVPMLLGRKLLRGNYLVNVELSRGEITKS from the coding sequence GTGCAGCAGAAGAAGGAGCTCAACGTGGTTAAGCCAGCCCTCAATAATCCGAAGATCTTGTTTATCTTTACGCGGGAAGCTAGCCTAACATCAACTCGTGGCGCTGGTTTTATTACGCGTTTAAAAAAATATGGTAATTTTGATTTCGCTGAAGCCGAGGTGATGGCACTTGAAGATCTGGTCTTTGTGGTTGATAAACGTAAGGCATTGGTATTCGATTGGCAAACCAAAAAAGATCCAGCTAGCTATGACTTTGTTTATTTTAAGGCCTGGGAGAGTATGCCGGATGTAGCTGCCGCACTGGCAATTTATTTACGCGCTAAGGGTGTGCCGTTTATCGATGAGGCGGTTGAGCAGAAGGGGGCTGCCAATAAGCTAGTAACTACGCTGAAGTTGTGGTCGGAGCGGATACCGGTGGTGCGAACGGTTTATGCGCCAGCTAAACATATTCAAGCTGTACTGAAGAGTGAGTGGGTGAGTTATCCAGCAATTATTAAGTCTACAATCGGGCAAAAAGGACGGGATAATCACTTAATCAAGACTGCACAAGCGGGGCGTACTCTAACCCAAGGTAGTGCAGTAGATTGGCTTATTCAAGATTATGTTGCTAATGATGGCGATTGGCGTGTGCAAGTTTATGGTGGCGAGCCGGGTATGGTGATTCATCGTGTGGGTGATGGTAAAAGTCATCTAAATAACACCTCAGCTGGCGGATCAGCCCAGCTTGTTGCGCATAACAAAGTGTCGTCTAGAATGCTAGAATTAGCTACTCGTTCTGCGCAGGTGATGAATTTATCAGTGGCCGGTGTGGATGTAATTCTTGATAAGAATACCGGGCGCAAGGCAATCTTGGAGGTCAATCAGGGTTCACAAATTGTAACCGGTGCCTATATTGAAGAAAATATTCCTGGTTTTGTTAACTATTTGCGCCGAACGGTGGCAAAGCGCTATCATCGCCAGGCATCAGCTAGTCTGCCTAAAAAAGTTATTGGTAGAATTGAGGTGGTTGGCCTGCCAGAATTTGGTATTACGGGTGTATCTGCTAAGACAGATACTGGCGCATATAGTGGTGCCTTACACGCTGAGGGTATTCATATTAAGCACACCAAGCGGGGTGATGAGCTACACTTTCGTGTACCGCATTTTGTGGATGGCCGAACCCATTCGGAGGATTTTGTGGAGTGCGTGAGTCGTGATTTTGAGACGGTGCAGGTAAAAAGTTCAACTGGACAGTGGCAAGATCGCTATAAGATACGTACAATTGTACGTATCCAAGGCCGGGATCATCAAACTCAGTTTACTCTGACAAATCGCCAGAGTCAGAAGGTACCGATGCTTCTGGGACGCAAATTACTGCGTGGAAATTATTTAGTTAATGTTGAATTATCCCGAGGGGAGATTACCAAATCATGA
- a CDS encoding DnaJ domain-containing protein: MTSKRDYYDILGVQKGASQDDIKKAFKKAALKYHPDREGGDEKKFKEAGEAYEVLSDEQKRAAYDQFGHSAGAANAGGPGGNPFAGGNPFGGGFDGVQFDFSGAGGFGDIFSEIFGGMRNRPRDVQVALAIDFDEAVKGTTRELNLRVMDRTTGERKSETVKVKIPAGIDNGQSIRMAGKGEHGQGGSRGDLYVEIHVREPKGFERHGASLVSRVKIDMVDAALGTEIDIKTLEGEITIKVPAGTQPGKTLKLTGKGMPIPGTHRHGDHLVEVLVEIPHKLSHKQKQALEEYRKASKKKGFFK; encoded by the coding sequence ATGACTAGCAAACGTGATTATTATGATATTTTGGGTGTCCAAAAAGGAGCTAGCCAAGATGATATAAAGAAGGCATTTAAGAAAGCTGCCCTCAAGTATCATCCAGACCGTGAGGGTGGTGATGAGAAGAAGTTTAAGGAAGCAGGAGAAGCTTACGAAGTTCTCTCGGATGAACAGAAGCGGGCAGCTTACGACCAGTTTGGCCATTCAGCTGGTGCCGCCAACGCTGGTGGACCAGGAGGCAACCCCTTTGCTGGAGGTAATCCGTTTGGCGGAGGATTTGATGGTGTGCAGTTCGATTTCTCGGGGGCTGGTGGCTTTGGTGATATTTTTTCTGAAATTTTTGGTGGTATGCGCAATCGACCACGAGATGTGCAAGTGGCGTTAGCGATTGATTTTGATGAGGCGGTAAAAGGCACCACACGAGAGCTAAATTTGCGCGTCATGGATCGAACGACAGGTGAGCGAAAGAGCGAGACGGTTAAAGTAAAAATACCGGCCGGTATTGATAATGGCCAATCAATTCGTATGGCTGGCAAAGGGGAGCATGGGCAGGGTGGATCACGCGGTGATCTGTATGTTGAAATTCATGTGCGTGAGCCTAAAGGCTTTGAGAGGCACGGCGCTAGTCTGGTGTCGCGAGTAAAGATTGATATGGTCGATGCGGCGCTGGGTACGGAGATAGATATAAAAACGTTGGAAGGTGAAATTACAATTAAAGTTCCAGCTGGCACTCAACCTGGTAAAACCCTTAAACTAACCGGAAAAGGTATGCCAATTCCTGGTACTCATCGACATGGCGATCATTTGGTAGAGGTGTTAGTTGAAATACCTCATAAGCTTTCTCATAAGCAGAAGCAGGCTTTGGAAGAATATCGAAAAGCTTCTAAGAAAAAAGGCTTTTTCAAATAA
- a CDS encoding NYN domain-containing protein, with the protein MKTIFFIDGENFVYQLRDSLASRKLIRYRDELSRVNIRKLFENILQDPSIRTASISYYASKIHIIDKTPELKERTERYAADAEAWRKVLESQKVDYIEAGHLLVRDGKPCVECGHREPVLVEKGVDVTIATDMIRASGDNVRLVLLSSDGDLMPAVLESKRRGAELVYIGFRGVSNAALARTADKRYTITSRHAAEVLAPAPKKAKPAEQKINHPEQSKPHAEHHHRSQSSAPSVFTGSRLASMLPTMVVPQPEKPAIEPARKPTKKPKKREDKK; encoded by the coding sequence ATGAAAACAATCTTTTTTATTGATGGTGAAAACTTTGTCTACCAACTACGTGATTCGCTGGCGTCACGCAAGCTAATCCGCTATCGCGATGAGCTTTCTCGTGTAAATATTCGCAAGTTATTTGAAAATATCTTGCAAGATCCAAGCATTCGTACTGCAAGTATTAGCTATTATGCCTCAAAAATTCATATCATTGATAAAACACCAGAACTAAAGGAGCGCACCGAGCGCTATGCTGCTGATGCTGAAGCGTGGCGTAAAGTACTGGAATCGCAAAAAGTAGATTACATCGAAGCTGGGCATCTTTTGGTGCGCGATGGCAAACCCTGCGTAGAATGTGGTCATCGCGAGCCGGTGCTTGTGGAGAAGGGTGTGGATGTCACTATTGCAACCGATATGATTCGAGCTTCTGGTGATAATGTTCGGCTTGTTTTGCTTTCCTCTGATGGTGATCTAATGCCGGCAGTATTAGAGTCGAAAAGACGTGGTGCTGAGCTGGTATACATTGGTTTTCGTGGTGTGAGTAATGCTGCCTTGGCCCGTACGGCTGATAAGCGCTATACTATTACTTCTAGGCACGCGGCAGAAGTGTTAGCCCCAGCACCTAAAAAAGCCAAGCCAGCCGAGCAGAAGATTAACCACCCAGAACAGAGCAAGCCCCATGCAGAGCACCATCATAGATCGCAATCTAGCGCACCATCAGTTTTTACAGGCTCTCGGCTGGCTAGCATGTTGCCAACCATGGTGGTGCCACAACCAGAAAAGCCAGCTATTGAACCAGCGCGTAAACCCACTAAAAAACCTAAAAAGCGTGAGGATAAAAAATGA
- the dnaK gene encoding molecular chaperone DnaK: MSKIIGIDLGTTNSAMAVMEASDPTVITNIEGARTTPSVVAVNKNGERLVGQVAKRQAVMNPDNTIFSVKRLIGRTIDDAEIKRDMELMPYKIVKADGHVKVAMGDKDYTPEEVSAMILAKLKADAEKYLGQPVTEAVITVPAYFNDAQRQATKDAGKIAGLEVKRIINEPTAAALAYGLDKKKEEKIVVYDLGGGTFDVSVLELGDGVFEVKSTNGDTHLGGDDFDNTIISWLVEEFKKDQGIDLKSDKAAMQRLKEAAEKAKIELSTTQESEINIPFITADASGPKHMNLTLTRAKLEELVGELVENSLKPCAAALKDAGLKKEDINEIILVGGMTRMPLVQKKVEEFFAKKPLQGVNPDEVVAIGAAIQGGVLGGDVKDVLLLDVTPLSLGIETMGGVMTRLIDRNTTIPTSKTQVFSTASDNQNSVEVVVLQGEREMATDNKVLGRFILDGIPPAPRGVPQIEVTYSIDANGIVSVSAKDKATGKEQNITIQNSANLSDDEIKKMQADAETHAEEDKKKKESVEVRNQADTMVYTAEKALKDAEGKVDDETKKTVEEAVKALKDKLGESDSDIEELKKLTSDLSDKLTKVGEAMYKQEEEAGSEATEADKDAKKADDKSDDAEEGEIVDEKK; encoded by the coding sequence ATGAGTAAGATAATTGGAATCGATCTAGGAACAACTAACTCGGCAATGGCCGTTATGGAGGCTAGCGACCCGACTGTTATTACAAACATCGAAGGTGCGCGTACCACGCCATCGGTTGTGGCAGTTAATAAGAATGGTGAGCGATTGGTCGGCCAGGTGGCTAAGCGACAGGCAGTGATGAATCCTGATAATACGATTTTTTCTGTTAAGCGATTGATTGGACGCACGATTGATGACGCTGAAATTAAGCGTGATATGGAGTTGATGCCTTATAAAATCGTTAAAGCCGATGGGCATGTAAAAGTGGCGATGGGGGATAAAGATTACACTCCGGAAGAAGTTTCGGCGATGATTCTCGCAAAGCTTAAAGCCGATGCTGAAAAGTATTTGGGCCAGCCCGTAACCGAAGCAGTAATTACTGTTCCGGCCTACTTTAACGACGCCCAACGCCAAGCTACTAAAGACGCCGGTAAAATTGCTGGACTGGAAGTAAAACGCATTATTAACGAGCCAACTGCCGCTGCCTTAGCTTACGGCCTGGATAAGAAGAAAGAAGAGAAGATCGTTGTTTATGACCTAGGTGGTGGAACATTTGACGTATCGGTTTTAGAGCTTGGCGATGGTGTATTTGAGGTGAAATCGACCAATGGTGATACACACCTTGGTGGTGATGACTTCGATAATACGATTATTAGTTGGTTGGTGGAGGAGTTTAAGAAAGATCAGGGGATTGATCTAAAATCTGATAAAGCAGCCATGCAGCGACTAAAAGAAGCTGCTGAGAAAGCTAAGATAGAGCTGTCCACCACTCAGGAATCAGAAATTAATATTCCATTTATTACGGCTGATGCGTCTGGGCCAAAGCACATGAATCTTACGTTAACGCGTGCCAAGCTAGAGGAGTTGGTGGGTGAGCTGGTAGAAAATTCTCTAAAGCCATGTGCGGCTGCTCTAAAAGATGCTGGCCTCAAAAAAGAAGATATCAACGAAATAATTTTGGTTGGCGGTATGACCCGTATGCCATTGGTGCAGAAAAAAGTTGAAGAGTTCTTCGCTAAGAAGCCACTTCAGGGCGTGAATCCTGATGAAGTTGTGGCTATCGGTGCGGCTATTCAGGGTGGCGTACTCGGTGGCGACGTGAAAGACGTACTCCTTCTGGACGTAACTCCACTTTCGCTCGGAATCGAAACCATGGGTGGGGTTATGACTCGCTTGATTGATCGCAATACCACCATTCCAACCAGTAAAACTCAGGTTTTCTCCACCGCTAGCGATAACCAAAACTCAGTTGAGGTAGTGGTTTTGCAAGGTGAGCGTGAGATGGCAACTGATAACAAGGTTCTTGGACGCTTTATTTTAGATGGAATTCCGCCAGCTCCACGCGGAGTGCCACAGATTGAGGTAACTTATTCGATTGATGCTAATGGTATCGTGTCGGTCAGTGCGAAAGATAAGGCGACGGGTAAGGAGCAGAATATAACCATTCAGAATTCAGCTAACTTATCGGATGATGAGATTAAGAAAATGCAAGCTGATGCCGAAACTCATGCCGAAGAAGATAAGAAAAAGAAGGAATCTGTGGAAGTTCGCAACCAGGCCGACACAATGGTTTATACAGCCGAAAAAGCCTTAAAAGATGCCGAAGGCAAGGTGGACGACGAAACCAAGAAAACTGTGGAAGAAGCTGTAAAAGCCCTCAAGGATAAGCTTGGTGAGTCTGATTCGGATATTGAAGAATTGAAAAAGCTCACTTCAGACCTCTCTGACAAACTCACTAAAGTTGGTGAGGCGATGTACAAACAAGAGGAAGAAGCAGGATCTGAAGCAACTGAGGCTGACAAAGACGCCAAAAAAGCGGATGATAAGTCTGATGACGCTGAAGAAGGCGAAATCGTCGACGAGAAGAAATAG
- a CDS encoding nucleotide exchange factor GrpE produces MPKIPKPAPKIKKVKPDKVAELTADLQRVQADFENYKKRVATERGELMNAAKLSVLSDLLPALDNFDRAATHLPDHLQNDPWAQGMSYVGTQLEQILDEMGVQKFDPTGQQFDPTEHEAIEYVESEKPEGIIIETTLPGYMVAEKVVRPATVRVSSGQDNYTEDAKSPPGEKLTQEANDTTMKEGEK; encoded by the coding sequence ATGCCTAAAATTCCCAAACCAGCACCCAAGATTAAAAAGGTTAAGCCCGATAAGGTAGCTGAATTGACTGCCGACTTACAGCGCGTCCAGGCAGATTTTGAAAATTATAAAAAGCGCGTTGCCACCGAGCGAGGAGAGCTGATGAATGCGGCAAAGCTTTCGGTATTATCAGATCTTTTACCAGCTTTAGATAACTTTGATCGAGCCGCTACGCACTTGCCAGACCACTTACAGAATGATCCTTGGGCACAGGGGATGAGCTATGTTGGTACTCAATTGGAGCAAATTTTAGATGAAATGGGCGTACAAAAGTTCGACCCCACCGGTCAGCAGTTCGACCCAACAGAACATGAGGCAATAGAATATGTTGAGTCGGAAAAACCCGAGGGAATCATTATAGAAACCACTCTGCCAGGCTATATGGTTGCCGAGAAAGTGGTGCGACCAGCCACGGTGCGTGTCAGCTCTGGTCAAGATAATTACACCGAGGATGCCAAGAGCCCACCTGGTGAGAAGTTAACGCAAGAAGCTAACGATACTACTATGAAAGAAGGAGAAAAATAA
- a CDS encoding transcriptional regulator, which translates to MITKRQAAVLMEIVRQYSASAEPVSSHALCEVFDVSSATIRAEMVALERADYIYQPHISAGRVPTDKGYRYYVNHLSADAPKERTVQTVEKRVASLKDRADRAIKIATETLSDMTGNMAFATLSDTVYYHGLHQLFSQPEFALQLRAAAAARYLDALSEWLLATGFQDDLGVFIGQENPFARTSGMAMVVARFESPYSASSYIGVVGPTRQDYPKVTSLVTLTGTTLEEVLNA; encoded by the coding sequence ATGATAACCAAACGTCAAGCCGCAGTTTTAATGGAGATTGTTCGCCAGTATTCAGCCAGTGCCGAGCCGGTGAGCTCTCATGCCTTGTGTGAGGTTTTCGATGTTAGCTCAGCTACAATTCGGGCTGAAATGGTAGCCTTAGAGCGCGCTGACTATATTTATCAGCCCCACATTTCAGCTGGTCGCGTACCAACTGATAAAGGTTATCGTTATTACGTTAATCACCTGTCTGCTGACGCGCCCAAGGAGCGCACTGTTCAGACAGTTGAGAAGCGAGTCGCATCATTAAAAGATAGGGCTGATCGGGCAATTAAGATTGCCACTGAGACCTTGTCAGACATGACCGGCAATATGGCCTTTGCTACTTTATCGGATACAGTTTACTATCATGGCTTACATCAGCTATTCTCGCAGCCCGAATTTGCCCTGCAATTACGAGCCGCCGCCGCCGCCCGATATCTGGATGCTCTCTCAGAGTGGCTCTTAGCAACTGGCTTTCAGGACGATTTAGGGGTATTTATTGGCCAGGAGAACCCATTTGCTCGCACCAGTGGGATGGCAATGGTGGTAGCGCGCTTTGAAAGCCCATACTCAGCCAGTAGCTACATTGGCGTGGTTGGGCCAACTCGCCAGGATTATCCTAAGGTAACAAGTTTAGTAACATTGACAGGAACAACATTGGAGGAAGTATTAAATGCCTAA
- a CDS encoding DUF4281 domain-containing protein, whose product MNAESIFILVNLATLLGWVLILLLPYARITHNLIDRMLLPACIAVIYIVLVVLVFPQIPFEDYSFLGLTELFSDPWVMALGWTHLMAFDLVAASWMKQDAHKHKIRHRVMLAPYLLTLFFGPTGLLVYLIFRSNKQSKRKK is encoded by the coding sequence ATGAATGCTGAGTCCATATTTATCCTTGTGAATCTAGCTACCTTACTGGGCTGGGTGCTAATTCTACTATTACCCTATGCCCGTATAACGCACAATCTTATTGATCGCATGCTACTCCCAGCCTGTATAGCGGTAATTTATATTGTATTGGTTGTTCTAGTTTTTCCACAGATTCCATTCGAAGACTATTCATTTTTGGGTCTCACAGAACTCTTTTCTGATCCTTGGGTGATGGCACTTGGTTGGACTCACTTGATGGCATTTGATTTAGTTGCCGCATCCTGGATGAAGCAAGATGCTCATAAGCATAAGATTCGCCATAGAGTTATGTTGGCACCATATTTATTAACATTATTTTTCGGCCCGACCGGCTTACTTGTATACCTAATATTCAGGTCCAATAAACAGAGTAAACGAAAAAAATGA